The genomic stretch CGATGATGACGGCCTCCAGCTTCATGTCGATCGTTCCCGGTCTCGGAGCCTCGCTGCTGGGTGTATTGGTCATGTCAGCCTCCTGGCTTTGAAATGTCTGGGACCGGAAACATTCCTCAGAGCCCGGGGCCATGCAAGGTTCAAAGTGATTGGTTCTTTGACTCCAAGGGGCCGAGATCGGTTAACTGGACGGATGATGGAAATGAATGAGCAGCCCTTGATCGACGAATCGCTGAAGCAGGAACTCTCGGCACTCTATCGGGCCGAAGACCGCCACTATCACAACCTTGCCCATATCGAAGCGATGCTGGGGTTGGCCGGCGACTATCGAGCGCTGCTCGGCGACCCCGAAGCCGTCGAAGCGGCGATCTGGTTCCACGACGCCATCTACGACAGCAAGACCAAGGACAATGAGGCCAGAAGTGCCGCGCTTGCCGAGAAAAGGCTCGCGGGCCGCACCGATGCCGGGCGCCTGCGCCGCATCGGCGCGATGATCCTCGCCACCGCCACGCACCAGCTGCCGCGGTTCGACGACGACGCGACCACGCGCGACGCGAGCCTCTTCCTCGACATGGACCTGTCGATCCTGGGCGCCGAGCCGGATGCATTCGACGCCTATGAAAACGCGGTTCGCCGCGAATATGACTGGGTGGAGGAGCCGATGTGGCGTGCCGGGCGAGGTGCCGTGCTGAAGGACTTCCTTGCCCGCACCCGCATTTTCCACACCGAGGAATTCCGCCAGCGTTTCGAGCCGCAGGCCAGACTGAACATGGCGCGCTCGCTGGAGGCCCTGCAAAGACCCTCGTGAATTTCGCCGGGATTCTCCGGGCGCTCTAGATGTGGCCCTGTGTCGATCCACCGGCAGTCGTGGCATCGAACAGCGCTGCCAGAAACGCCTGGACGAGCGAGCGCTGGGCGTCGGTCTTGCGATAGGCGACGCGATGGATCGAACTGAATGCGTACGACCTTGGCCTGATTGCCCGCATGTCTCCAGCCGCGACCCAGGGATCGGCAAAGTGGCACGGCAAGAAGCCGATGAAATTGCCCGACAGGATCAGCATCAGCTGCGCCTCCATGTGAACGACCGACGCGCTCGCCCTGGGGTGGCCGACCAGATAGAGGTCGTCGAAATGTCGATAGCTGCGCACCGAAAACCGCGCGGCGTCGATGGCGCCCTGGTCGATCCTGGCATCGGGCACCGCGAAAAGCGGGTGCTTTCGCCCGCAATAGAGAAGATGCGGTTCGCCGCAATAGTCGCGATAGACGACGCCGGGCGCCTTCTGCGACAGCGGTCCGATGACGACATCGCGCCCGCCATCGGCGACCTGTTGCTCGAGCTCTGATGGCGTGCCCACCGAAAGATCGATGAAGACGTCCGAATCCGGTCCCATGAAACGGCTGAGTGCGTGCTGGATACCCAACTCGCTGCTAGTGAAGACCCCATCCGACGTACCGACCCGCAAGCGGCCCGACAGGCTGCCGCTCGCGGCATTGATGCGGTGTCCGAAATCGTCGAGGTCGCGAAACAGTTTTTGCGCCGCATCGTAGGTCGCCTGCCCGACCTCGGTCAGGCGGAATTGCTTGCGCCCGCGATGGCAGAGCTGGGCGCCGATGCGTTTCTCCAGCTCCGCCAGATGCGTGCTGAGTGTCGGCTGCGACAGGTTGAGCGTGATCTGCGCGGCGGCGAACCCGCCTGAATCGGCGAGCGCCACGAAAACACGCAGCAGGCGGATGTCGATATTGTCCAGCCGGCGCATGGCGCTCCCCTCACCTCACATCGATATTATTCGATGTATCGTTCTAAATA from Mesorhizobium sp. 113-3-3 encodes the following:
- a CDS encoding LysR family transcriptional regulator; the protein is MRRLDNIDIRLLRVFVALADSGGFAAAQITLNLSQPTLSTHLAELEKRIGAQLCHRGRKQFRLTEVGQATYDAAQKLFRDLDDFGHRINAASGSLSGRLRVGTSDGVFTSSELGIQHALSRFMGPDSDVFIDLSVGTPSELEQQVADGGRDVVIGPLSQKAPGVVYRDYCGEPHLLYCGRKHPLFAVPDARIDQGAIDAARFSVRSYRHFDDLYLVGHPRASASVVHMEAQLMLILSGNFIGFLPCHFADPWVAAGDMRAIRPRSYAFSSIHRVAYRKTDAQRSLVQAFLAALFDATTAGGSTQGHI
- a CDS encoding HD domain-containing protein, with product MNEQPLIDESLKQELSALYRAEDRHYHNLAHIEAMLGLAGDYRALLGDPEAVEAAIWFHDAIYDSKTKDNEARSAALAEKRLAGRTDAGRLRRIGAMILATATHQLPRFDDDATTRDASLFLDMDLSILGAEPDAFDAYENAVRREYDWVEEPMWRAGRGAVLKDFLARTRIFHTEEFRQRFEPQARLNMARSLEALQRPS